Proteins encoded in a region of the Bombina bombina isolate aBomBom1 chromosome 12, aBomBom1.pri, whole genome shotgun sequence genome:
- the LOC128642947 gene encoding stathmin-2 — protein MAKTAMAYKEKMKELSMLSLICSCFYPEPRNIPAYTYDDMEVKQLNKHSSGQAFELILKPPSPVSEAPRTLASPKKKDVSLEDIQAKLEAAEERRKIQEAQILKQLAEKREHEREVLQKALEENNNFSKMAKERLILKMEQIKENREAYLASLLERLQEKERHAAEVRRNKELIEELSG, from the coding sequence ATGGCTAAAACAGCAATGGCCTACAAAGAAAAGATGAAGGAGCTCTCTATGCTCTCCCTGATCTGCTCCTGTTTTTATCCAGAACCTCGCAATATCCCTGCATATACGTATGATGACATGGAAGTGAAACAGCTCAACAAGCATTCATCTGGCCAGGCTTTTGAACTTATCTTAAAGCCACCATCTCCAGTCTCAGAAGCTCCTCGGACTCTGGCCTCTCCAAAGAAGAAAGATGTCTCCCTAGAAGATATCCAAGCTAAGCTTGAAGCTGCAGAGGAAAGACGAAAGATCCAAGAGGCCCAAATCCTAAAGCAATTGGCAGAaaagagagaacatgagagagaagTTCTACAAAAGGCGCTTGAAGAGAACAATAATTTTAGCAAAATGGCAAAGGAAAGGCTGATACTGAAAATGGAACAGATCAAAGAAAACCGTGAAGCCTATTTAGCTTCCCTCTTGGAGCGTCTTCAAGAGAAGGAGAGGCATGCTGCTGAAGTACGCCGAAACAAGGAACTGATTGAAGAACTCTCTGGCTGA